One part of the Leptolyngbya sp. CCY15150 genome encodes these proteins:
- the aroQ gene encoding type II 3-dehydroquinate dehydratase translates to MLSVLVLHGPNLNLLGLREPEIYGHTTLDDVNQGLQRQADHLGVKLEILQSNHEGALVDAIHSARNRHQGLVINAGAYTHTSVALRDAIAGIAIPTVEVHLSNIHRRESFRHHSYMAAVVVGQICGFGVNSYYLGLQALVHHLQEQAGTSL, encoded by the coding sequence ATGCTGAGCGTTCTAGTGCTTCATGGCCCAAATCTCAACCTGCTGGGGCTGCGAGAGCCAGAGATTTATGGGCATACTACCCTTGATGATGTTAATCAGGGGCTACAACGACAGGCGGATCATCTAGGTGTCAAGCTGGAAATCCTGCAGTCCAACCATGAAGGTGCTTTGGTGGACGCCATTCACAGTGCCCGAAATCGTCACCAAGGGCTGGTGATCAACGCAGGTGCTTATACTCACACGAGCGTCGCTCTTCGAGACGCGATCGCTGGTATTGCCATACCCACCGTAGAAGTGCATCTCAGCAATATTCATCGGCGAGAATCGTTCCGCCATCACTCCTACATGGCTGCCGTAGTGGTCGGTCAAATCTGTGGATTTGGCGTTAATAGTTATTATCTAGGACTGCAGGCTCTAGTTCATCATCTGCAGGAACAGGCAGGCACGTCGCTCTAG
- a CDS encoding redox protein translates to MFELIPYQKFRDTPSVRFFDITINDSNARDLVFHDGPAVSPNNTDRGNWQFYLHPHQEDNLLAVSGGRTFYLVNFNWEQPFHMVRLEANGAILRIPPGTFHRSVSDRGGSLVLNQAVRTAQATVEREFRVYSSADIPKLRQITSYGAPAPLLHGFPEMDERRAA, encoded by the coding sequence ATGTTTGAACTCATCCCCTACCAAAAATTCCGCGACACCCCTAGTGTTCGTTTTTTTGATATCACCATCAATGACTCTAATGCCCGCGATCTCGTCTTTCATGACGGCCCTGCGGTCAGCCCCAACAACACCGATCGGGGCAACTGGCAGTTTTATCTCCATCCCCATCAAGAAGATAATCTCCTAGCCGTCTCTGGAGGCCGCACCTTTTATCTGGTGAATTTTAACTGGGAACAGCCTTTTCATATGGTGCGCCTAGAAGCCAATGGTGCAATTTTGCGGATCCCTCCCGGCACCTTCCACCGCTCGGTGTCTGACCGGGGAGGTTCCCTCGTGCTCAATCAAGCCGTACGTACAGCCCAGGCTACCGTTGAACGAGAGTTTCGAGTTTACAGCAGTGCCGACATTCCCAAACTCAGGCAGATAACCTCCTACGGAGCCCCTGCCCCCCTTCTCCACGGCTTCCCTGAAATGGATGAGCGACGAGCTGCCTAA
- the larE gene encoding ATP-dependent sacrificial sulfur transferase LarE: MAQLTAIFAEMDHALIAYSGGVDSTLVAKIAQDVLGDRALAVTADSPSLLPDDLEDARVQAAMIGIRHEIVSTHEMDNPNYTSNPINRCYFCKSELHDTLKPLALDRGYPYVVDGINADDLSDYRPGIQAAHERGVRSPLAEVGVSKLDVRALSKQLNLPWWDKPAQPCLSSRFPYGEEITVAKLQRVGRAERYLRDRGYRDLRVRSEGDTARIELPPESIKEFVLTTDLNQIVREFQTYGFLYVTLDLEGYRSGKLNQVLQTAAAGL, encoded by the coding sequence ATGGCCCAACTCACGGCCATTTTTGCCGAGATGGACCATGCGTTGATTGCCTACTCCGGTGGAGTAGACAGCACTCTAGTGGCCAAAATTGCCCAAGACGTCCTAGGCGATCGCGCCCTAGCCGTCACCGCCGATTCTCCGTCCCTCTTACCCGATGACTTAGAAGACGCTCGGGTTCAGGCCGCCATGATTGGGATTCGCCACGAAATCGTCTCAACCCACGAGATGGATAATCCCAACTACACCTCAAACCCCATCAACCGCTGCTACTTTTGTAAAAGCGAACTCCACGACACCCTCAAACCCCTGGCCCTAGACCGAGGCTATCCCTACGTCGTCGATGGCATTAACGCCGATGACCTCAGTGACTATCGCCCCGGCATTCAAGCGGCTCACGAACGAGGGGTGCGATCGCCCCTGGCTGAAGTAGGCGTCAGCAAACTAGACGTGCGCGCCTTGTCTAAACAGTTGAACCTACCCTGGTGGGACAAGCCGGCCCAGCCCTGCCTCAGCTCTCGCTTTCCCTACGGCGAAGAAATTACCGTCGCCAAGCTACAGCGCGTGGGGCGAGCCGAACGCTACCTCCGCGATCGGGGCTATCGCGACCTGCGGGTACGCTCTGAGGGAGACACCGCCCGCATCGAGCTACCCCCCGAAAGCATCAAAGAATTTGTGCTGACCACCGATCTCAACCAAATTGTTCGCGAGTTTCAAACCTACGGATTTCTCTACGTCACCCTAGATCTAGAAGGCTACCGCAGCGGCAAACTCAATCAAGTTCTGCAAACTGCTGCCGCTGGTCTCTAA
- a CDS encoding LysR family transcriptional regulator, whose amino-acid sequence MHIYHLQVWLAVVEEGSFSAAALRLNTSQAAVSRAIASLEDELGVPLLVRGRFGARLTPMGDRIMHHARQILDLRGCIDAEVNLQKGLNGGRLRIASFRSAATHLLPPMIARFSQRFPGVEVTLSELDPSGVEQELRAGRVDIGLVPLPRSEDFATWEIARDEYVVLLPQTGAIPPDQLTWEQLSLYSFILYNYAECTSAVRNYWTEWGQSLKVAYEIKEDSTIVSMVAQGLGAAILPRLAALPIPQDVLVRSLPVPLDRVIGAAVLSEAIHPPTVFAFLDVLRGTGLFATTSVP is encoded by the coding sequence ATGCACATTTATCATCTTCAAGTTTGGTTGGCGGTTGTGGAAGAGGGCAGCTTTTCAGCGGCGGCTCTTAGGCTCAATACATCTCAAGCGGCCGTGAGTCGAGCGATCGCTTCCTTGGAGGATGAATTGGGCGTTCCGCTTTTAGTGCGGGGGCGGTTTGGTGCCCGATTAACCCCCATGGGCGATCGCATCATGCACCATGCCCGTCAGATTCTAGATCTGCGGGGCTGTATTGATGCAGAGGTGAATTTACAAAAGGGTCTAAATGGCGGTCGGTTGCGCATTGCATCGTTTCGCAGCGCCGCAACCCACCTGCTGCCGCCGATGATCGCCCGATTTAGCCAGCGCTTTCCAGGAGTTGAGGTGACGCTATCAGAACTGGATCCCTCGGGGGTGGAGCAGGAGCTGCGGGCAGGACGTGTGGATATTGGGTTGGTGCCGCTACCCCGGTCAGAAGACTTTGCCACCTGGGAGATTGCGCGGGATGAATATGTGGTGTTGTTGCCCCAGACGGGGGCCATCCCCCCCGATCAACTCACCTGGGAGCAGCTTTCGCTCTACTCATTCATTTTGTATAACTACGCCGAATGCACCTCCGCTGTGCGCAACTATTGGACAGAGTGGGGGCAGTCGTTGAAGGTAGCCTACGAGATCAAGGAAGATTCCACCATTGTCAGCATGGTGGCTCAGGGGCTAGGCGCAGCAATTTTACCCCGACTGGCAGCGCTACCCATTCCCCAAGACGTTCTGGTGCGATCGCTGCCGGTGCCCTTAGATCGGGTGATTGGCGCGGCGGTGTTGTCGGAGGCCATTCACCCGCCTACGGTCTTTGCGTTCCTAGATGTGCTGCGGGGTACAGGACTGTTTGCCACAACATCCGTTCCGTAG
- a CDS encoding sulfite exporter TauE/SafE family protein yields the protein MLDLLLMASLGFLGSFGHCLGMCGPITVAFSLSQRSDLQGRWPQVRFHLLLNLGRIASYALVGAMIGAIGSVLVAGGQMAGVGSLLRQAIAVGTGLLLVWFGLGQIRPGQVPPVPMLNPMSQTSWHDRLSRAMQTLSLNPQRWTPLLLGLVWGLMPCGFLYAAQIKAADTTELWMGGAAMLAFGIGTLPTMLGVGVSTAALSADRRGQLFRLGGWVTLTVGLLTLFRGNDMVDFTGHGALVCLLLALVARPISRLWSPFLIYRRALGVSAFVLSVAHVAHMVTMGWNPMALPFLLPRLQMGGWAGLIALALMVPLAVTSFDQAQACLGARWRQLHLLSVPIFMLVITHALLLGSSYLGSFDRTSRHWLGAIALGSLAVLALLLRWRRFWAMLSLEKFYAPYKS from the coding sequence ATGCTCGATTTGCTGCTCATGGCCAGCCTGGGATTCCTAGGGAGTTTTGGCCACTGTCTAGGCATGTGTGGGCCCATCACCGTCGCCTTTTCCCTATCGCAGCGGTCAGATCTCCAAGGGCGCTGGCCCCAAGTCCGGTTTCACCTGCTGCTCAATCTGGGCCGCATCGCTAGCTACGCTCTAGTGGGGGCGATGATTGGCGCGATCGGGTCGGTGCTGGTGGCCGGTGGGCAAATGGCTGGGGTGGGTAGCTTGTTGCGACAGGCGATCGCCGTTGGAACCGGGCTCTTGCTGGTGTGGTTCGGTCTGGGACAAATTCGTCCTGGACAGGTGCCCCCGGTGCCTATGCTCAATCCCATGTCCCAGACTAGCTGGCACGATCGCCTCAGTCGGGCGATGCAAACCCTTTCCCTCAACCCCCAGCGCTGGACACCGCTGCTGCTGGGGCTGGTGTGGGGACTGATGCCCTGTGGGTTTTTATATGCCGCGCAGATCAAGGCTGCTGACACAACGGAGCTGTGGATGGGTGGAGCGGCCATGCTGGCGTTTGGGATCGGCACCCTGCCCACCATGCTTGGGGTCGGCGTATCCACCGCTGCTCTCAGTGCTGATCGGCGAGGGCAACTCTTTCGCCTAGGGGGCTGGGTGACGCTCACCGTCGGTCTGCTGACCCTGTTCCGGGGCAATGACATGGTCGATTTCACTGGACATGGGGCGCTGGTCTGCCTCTTGCTGGCGCTGGTTGCCCGCCCCATCAGCCGCCTCTGGTCGCCGTTTCTGATCTATCGCCGTGCCTTAGGGGTTAGCGCCTTTGTACTGTCGGTGGCCCACGTGGCCCACATGGTCACCATGGGCTGGAACCCAATGGCTCTCCCCTTTTTGCTGCCCCGCCTCCAGATGGGGGGTTGGGCGGGCCTGATTGCCTTGGCGTTGATGGTACCCTTGGCTGTCACCAGCTTTGACCAAGCCCAGGCCTGTCTGGGAGCTAGGTGGCGGCAGTTACACCTGCTCAGCGTACCAATTTTTATGCTGGTCATTACCCATGCGCTGCTGCTGGGCTCCAGCTACCTGGGGAGTTTTGATCGTACCTCTCGGCACTGGCTGGGGGCGATCGCCCTGGGGAGCCTGGCAGTTTTGGCTCTGCTGCTACGCTGGCGACGGTTTTGGGCCATGTTGTCTCTAGAGAAGTTTTATGCGCCCTACAAATCTTAG